TAGTCCCATTAATTTAAGCCCAATTCACGGGAATGGTGCTGCGGGCCGCTACAAATAAATGGATTGAACCGGGCTTACATACAAGCATATTGGCCCAATGGGCCAATGCTTGCGGGGGCAATTGTTTAggctaaaaataattaattatgaaagCCCAATTTAATCACAAGcccaattaaattatataagcCCGTTAAGTGTGGCAGATTGATTTTTATCGATTCAAAACTGGTCACAGAGCGCCAAAAGGGAAAAGAACGTGGGAGGATAGATGGAGATCGTGAGAAAGTAGTGGGAAAGATCATGGGCTCATGGGGGAGTGGAGAGAAACGTCACAGCGCTGGGAAGGAAAAGACATCGGCAAACAACTGAACAGAGAACTCAACTCTCAACACGCACAAAATTCTGCAAAATACTCTATGTAAAAATTCAATCTTCAAGCACTAGTTTTTAATCGTTCCAGTATATTCCTAGTACTCTACGTTTTCTCGCTTTAGATTTCAGCAAccagttattatatttttcaagtttttgatgaATTCCTACAGTTTTGTAAATTCAAAATCACGTCAGGGGTTTATTTGCATCAATTtccaatagttttttttattttggcatTGCATTTGTTTTAGGAGACTAGAACTGACGGTCGAATTTAGAATTCACGTCGCTTGAatatttagaagttagatttcaTCATTTTCACACAAATCGGTGCACCTTCGCACCTGACACGCCCGCAATaccaaatattgtgcaaacattATTTCAATTAACGTTAAAACTTATCGATTTGTCTCATATATATAGTTATGTGAGACTGCTCAAGAGACCTATTCGTCgtgtaatatttattataacaaTGTCATATGTATACCTTTTATTGAtgtgaaaaatttataattattatgtggttaattttttttttttttgaaatttgagacGCATGATAATCAATTattattctaaatttttttatcaatatgtCAACACAAGGAGAGGCCTACGTGTTTAAAAACACACACTAGatccaaattttaaaatctacCCAAATTGTGTGGTTATCAATTAATGTTTCGTACATGATATTTTTCATGTgaagtaattttttattaaaaaaaaatgttgtttCACGTCAACTAAAAACTTTGGAGatgatttttaaacatcatatcatattatatagTAATAGTTGACTTGATATAATTGGTCACAAAAAGTCATTTGATATTACTGAACAGTGAGGCATATATCCTATTCAATTCCGTGAGTAGGTCTGTTATGAAACGGTCtgacgaatttttatctgtgagacgagtcaaccctattcgatattcacaataaaaaataatactcttagtataaaaagtaatattgtttcatggatgacccaaataagatatctgtctaacaaaatacgatccgtgagaccgtcttacacaagtttttactgAATTCGGCtaatgaaaatatatcatcaaaaatattattttcattacaaataattatatacctcacaaatatatatacataaaatcaACCCAAAGAGGCGCACACATAATTGATGTGGAGTAGTGACTGAGTTATCATCTGAAGaagattacaaaaaaaaaaaacagagtgATTCTTGTCATTACATTAGTGACGTGAGCGATTACGTCACCACGAGAAACAAAATTTAATCAGGGTACGGCACTGACGAGAATGCTCGTGATTGGGAACCGaatttaaatatctttttttaatGTAACGTAAATGTGTATAATTACGAGTTGGAGAGatgatattatttaattttgaccagatttatatatattttcggtATTTTGTCTGGACTCTCCTATtcttatgatatatatattatccACGTCGCTTGAATATTTAGAAGATCTCACAGAACTTAAtatgtgagacaatctcacagatcttaatatgtgagacgagtcaaccctacttatttttacaataaaaaataatactcttagcattaaaagtaagagtgagtctcatgtgagaccgtttcacggatcttaatatgtgagacgggttaacctacccatattcacaataaaaagtaatacttttaacataaaagtaatacttttcatggataacccaaataaaagatccgtctcacaaatacgatccgtgagaccgtctcacacaagtttttgcctaaaagtaatattttctcatggatgacctaaataagagatctgtctcacaaatacgacccgtgaaactgtctcacatAAGTATTTGCTTATTATCTATTCCACCTGTATATTCTTTGAAAAATCCAATGATTTTAAGagtaaattaagatttttaataatattttatatttcgtTAATATATTTTGGTTGGCATTATACATACAAAATGTTATATTTACAACCACGCAAATACCAAATTATAAATATCTCTACTGACGAGAACTTGCATTGTGTATGACTCATTATATCTTGATACCTCATATAGAACTAGATTAAACGAGCATAAAATCGCCTACTAGATCGTTCAACGTCGAGTGTTTAGGAGGTATTTGGTTATGggcaaatttgaaaaaaatacatctGTATAACTTTCATTTAAGATTCAGTAcctaaaaaattttttttttcaaatcaatACCTGACAATACTACAAACTTAATTTTAGCTCCCTACAGagataaatttacatttttgcccatttattatttaaattaatatataattttatccaTCAAATTAATTGTGTTTTCCATCTACCAAAATATTAGTACCTATTATGAGgtttcaaatacttgattttgttatttgaatactccaaatgtgtaaaaaaaatactatattttcgaacaatcaccataaattcagtcgTTGTTGGTTTTTCATTAAAAGTGCATTATggtgacttattcatgtcattttattttttaaaaatataattcatcactcatcatgaaataagattaagtacttattttgacataaaagtaTCTGTTTTGAagtttcagatacttgatttggCTCTTTaaatacttcaaatgtgtaagaaaatactggatcttgaacgatcaccataaattcagtcattgtttgTCTTTTCATGAAATATAAATGGATGACagattcatctcatttaatattttttttgtaaaaaaatcaaattcataattgagcatgtaaattttaaagtacttagtctTACTTTATAAATGTCTATTTTGAGttttcaaatacttgatttcgtaaataagatactcacaatatatattaaaatatttgatattcgAATAGACAATGTAAATTCACCAAGTATTGGTATTTCAATAGAAAATACATTtagatgacatattcatctcatttaatatttttttgtaaaaaaaaacaaattctcaaataaacatgaaaaattttaaagtaattagttttacttgagaagtacctaactTGAGTtgtcaaatacttgatttcctaaatgagatactcacaatatgtattaaaatactggatattcgaataggcaacgtAAATTCTCCCAGTATTGGTATTATCATGGAATATGCATGCATTTggatgagaagtacctaatttgagtttgcaaatactcgaTTTGGTAcaagagatactcataatatgtaatagagtaattgatattcaaatatgcaacgtaagttcaccattcgtttggatgacatatttatctcatttaatatattttttgtaaagaaaaaaaaacaaattctcaaataagcatgaaaattttaaagtacatagttttacttgagaagtacataatttcatatttcaaatacttgatttggtacatGACATActaataatatgtaatagaatactgaatattcgaatatgcaacgtaagttcaccaaatgtTGGTCTTTCTGTGGAAGATGTATTTGGataacatattcatctcatttaatttttttttgtaaaaaaaaaaaaccaatttcCAAAATAAgcattaatatttaaaagaacataattttacttgagaagtacctaatttcatattgcaaatacttgattttgtacacgagatactcataatatgtaatagactaCTGGATATttgaatatgcaacgtaagttcaccaagtattgGTCTTTCGATGGAAGATGCATTTAGATtacatattcatcttatttaatatttttttgataaaaaatattctcaaataagcattaaaattttaaattacttagttttacttgagaagtacctaatttgagtttgcaaatacttgatttcgtaaatgagatactcacaatatgcataaaaatactggatattcgaatatgcaatctTTCCATGAAAAACTCATTAGgatacttattcatgtcatttaaataaataaacataattcATTATTCATCATGGACTAATTGGGATATGCATTATGAACATAGCTCGTAAATGAGCTTGACGTTTGTACTTTAAGCATACTATCGATTctaagattaattatttataaaatactcatcaatattaatttacaatattttttgatattcattgaatgaattatttgacaattatacttatttgacataatacttattggtaattattcattatacttattagtatttttttctttatacttatgagtattaatttataatatcattaatattcattcaCAATACTTGTTGGGATTCATTAAATGACAAGGCAATACTTCATTTGATATCATCTTCATTAGTAttcattcataatatttattggtAATCGTTCATTATATGTATCAATATTctttcattatacttattatcaaatttgagtttgtaaattgtaaaatcaattatcagtGGAATCTAATTTTGTAATACTTGtaacaatttaggtatcacatttttacggatctcatcatcaaaggccactcaatattgacttcaaattagatattttgacatcatcaaataatcgaatttgagtatttaaatagtaaaatcaaatatttgtggactcgtattaggtattatttgtattaatttaggtatcatattTACTTCACGAATGTCATCATCAAAgaccactcaatattaactttaAACTATATAATTTGATATCCTCGAATAGTTGGATATAAGTATTTAGggagtaaaatcaaatatttgcgaACTCGCATTAGATActctttgtaccaatttagCTATCATATTTTAACTTCATCACTTTAGATACTCTTCGTAGCAATACATCTTCTATAGAAAAGATTAACACTTGATGATCTTTCGTtgtatattcgaatatccagtattttaatacatattgtgagtatctcatttacgaaataaagtatttgcaaactcaagtTAAAGTACTTCTCATTTAAGGAGTAAAATTAAGTATTGATAGGCTCGAATTAGatactttttatactaatttaggtatcaaattttaatttcaaaaatgacacatcaaaagtcattcaatattacttgaaattatattcttttatatcccaaaataataaaatttgagtattaaaaaggtaaaatcaagtatatgtgaaatcaaattaggtattatttgtatcaatttaggcatcatgttttttattcacaaatatCATCATCAAATAACATTCAATATCAtcttcaaactatatatttttaaatactcaatcgaatttaagtatttaaacggtaaaatcaagtatttgtggactcgaattatgtattatttgtattaatttaagtatcacatttttacttcacaaaTATCATCATCGGTGtaatttaatattaacttcaaattatattttggcatcctcaaataattggatatgagtatttatgGAGTAAAGTCATGTATTTATAGACTCTAATTAGATACTATTTGTacaatttaagtatcacattttaacttcacaaatgacaccatcaaaagtcacttaatattacttgaaacttaagtattttcttacacatttgaagtattcaaatagccaaatcaaatatttggagccccaaaataattatgttatcgatcaaaataagtattttttctaattcaacaatgagtgagaagctatgttttttcaaaaactagatgacatgaataagtcatctaaatgtattttcaatgaaaagatcaacaattattgaatttatcgtGATAGCTTgaagatccagtattttcttatatatttggataatttaaagagtcaaatcaagtatttgaaactccaaaataggtattttgtaggtcaaaataaatacttaattttatttcaagatGAGTGATgacctatgttttttttaaaaatataatgacatgaataagtcatcctaatgcattttttatgaaaagactaataatgactgaatttatggtgaatgctcgaaaatatagtattttcctatatatttggagtattcaaatagcgaaatcaagtatctgaaaccccataatagatactttatatgtcaaaataagtatttatttttattacatgataattgagaaacaaaatttttttaaaattatattttaaatggagaaGACACATGTAATTATTGTGgctcaaataatatatttatttaaataataaagggtAAAAATGTAAAGTTTGGTTTTTGAGGTGTTAAAACTAAAAGTATAGATTTGTCAGGtattgatttctaaaaaattatggCTAGGTACTGAATCTTAATTGAAACATTGACAGAtgtattttttagaaatttacCGTTTGGTTATTTAGATTtggtcaacttttttttttttttaaatgaaaatgtgTATTCAAATATGTCAGTGAcagttatttttcaaaataaaatattaccaagtttaaataaataaatgcgatgaaataaaaaattttatgtacCTAAAGTTAAATCTGGTGATAAAAAAATTGCTCCTGGTTTCTTTGTTGATATAGAGTGATCTGAACATAAAATTCCAAGTAGGGAATTGGTCGAGCTTATTCCTTCACAGACGAACAAATGTTAGAGAGATCTGTAAGTGTTTTTTGAGTAACCTCTCCGATGTTTAAGTAAGTCGGAGAGCAAATTTAATTATGTGAAAAAAGTAGTGATTGTGTAAAGCAAAGAGTGGATGAATCAAATCGTAGATATTACTTGATATTTATAGGGTTGAGACTGGGCATCTTGTATAGAAAGAACTCTAGCTAGGCAAGTATTTTACAGGGAAAAGACACTGGCTTTAATGTACTGTAATtttaaactacttaaaatttgcggaaaataaaaatttttcataaataattaacaatttctcaaaatacaCTTGTATATAAAATACttgatcaaatatttgaaatgtaaacGAACTGGCAACAAGTATTTGTTTAAAACAACATGAAGTAATTCGTTAAAAGCAAAGTAAATGAgttcaacatgcataaaaatccttaaaacttaagtggtcctcgggttagtccTCCGCCTAGTCCGAGCCACGGTCTCCGCCTCTCATCTCCTCAAACttgtcctcacctgcatcgatcgaGTATAGTGAGTCTAACAACTCAACATGTATACACTGaaaatagcaagtaatacataataaaaccacatgcactTAAAAAGTAGCACATACTTACTTAAACTCTGAACTTACTTACATAAGCATAGATGTGTCAtcattttataaacattttcataatcgtGCTGCAACATAAATACTTAAATATGCATAATCATCTTCATTTTTGcttagagatatgtttcaaagcaagtgacccatatatATTgcatctgatcagactaaaccacagtactgggctgtcAGGGATGCCCACTGCCatatacataagatccccggtcatgttTTGCCGGGTGGATTAgtctctggtcatgctttaccgcttcccaatcctgatcataactcggtcatgctttaccgggtggagaggtccccgaaCACGTTTTCCGCTTCCAAACTcattcataattggtcacaagacaattcgcatacctaaaaaacataaaacattttatttttcacgtcgaacatacttatataACGGTGAGGgtttcgttggatctcgtttgggcAACTGTAGCACATactaaaacaattttttttcagaatccttggcgctagggcggtaatattttacaaCTCGGGTGCGCATTTCCAGAAGGCCTGACGCTCGAACGgtaaaatcttaccgctcgggcgtcgcACATTAAGCGGTTCCCAACCAAGACTGCAACTCGAAAATCCtcaaaaaacacattttttacACAGTTTGAGCTGTTacacaaaaatgatcataactcacttgttttttgtccaaaaattacgaatttactgtcaaatcgaagatatcaaaaagtaatatgttttatattttgaaagtttttcaGAAAACCGACCGAAAGTTCACAAGACTCAAAATGACAGAAGATTcgatttttgagatctaaaaattgTTTCAACATCATAGCTaaaactttgcataacatacacaaatttttacacacaatacGCTTCAAAATACTTATtacgacaagatcgatgcagaaataaaataatataatgcacTTGCGTCTAAATGCTCGAAGATAACGAATACTGACGCGATGGACCATGGGGGATGACCGAGAGACGATTGCTGTACGTTTTCTTGCTCGAAAATGAGTGAAAAATTTCAGAAGTTTGCAAGGGAAATAGGTTGAGATGGTGGCTTCAGAAATGACTCAAGAACCCTAGCTATTCTCTTCcaaaatgaaaacacaaggtGTGTGTAATGTGTGTGTGCCGATGGTGTGTGGAAGTATGTGtgcgtgagtgtgtgtgtgtgtgtgtgtgtgataatTAGGAGAGTTAATTAGGATAAAAAATGCTTAATCAAATAATTAGTGATATCATAAtactaatctaattatttaatctcattcaaagattaaataaataaaaaataattttcaagatttaaaaaTCCCCACTACTCaacttagaaattttgaaaagcttaaaattttaaaatcatctaataatttaaattaggCTCTAAAATGCTTTAAAATtggtaaatcatttaaaatacaatttttcttgacttgaaataaaataccacactttcataaaatcgcctaaatcgtcaccggtctcttttcccgatcccTCATCGAATATTCACtagaaacataaaactcaagaaaacattttaacgtgaatcaaataaacatgtaataatttaaaaataattcaaatcataaatcatgcatcgttaaagtcattttaaaattaaataagtaatttaaccatgaaataaatgcatgtgtttacgtgtactgattttgggctctacaattcctcccctacttaaataaatttcgtcctcgaaattaaatcttaccaaataactccgggtagcgacttctcatatctgcttcgatctcccaagtggcctaatccactgattgattcagccactggacTTTGACCAACCTGTTCACTTTGTTCCAAAGTCTctgctcctgtctgtctagaatTCGGTCAGGTCTCTCttcatatgacagatctggagcaagctgcaatggctcataactcaaaacatgcgaaggcTTTTCCATATACTTCCTAAGCATCAAAACATGGAATACATTGTGTACTACGACTAGATTCGGCGGTAGGACTACACGATaagcaagtgtcccaactctgtctaGGATTTCGAATGGCCCTATGAATCTCGGAATCAGcgtgcctctcttcccaaacctcataacatccttcatgggtgctatcttcacgaatacTTGATCTCCTACAGCAAATTCGAGATCCCTcattctcttgtcagcataactcttttggcgactctgggcggtcttcatcctgtctcagatcttgaccaccatgtttgctgaacaatctctgggccAAGTTCTGATCTTTTACCggcttcatcccaatgaatcggcgatctgcactttcttccatacagtgcttcatagggagccatacctatagatgattgaaaactgttgttgtaggtaaactccactagaggtagcttcgattctcAATTCCCATGGAAGTTGATCAAACATGCTCGCAAAAAATCTTCCAAAATccgaatcactcgctcagactagccatctgtctgagggtggaatgtCGTACTAAATAGAAATTTTGTCCCCAaagctgcatgtaaactcttccaaaaggacgatgtgaatctcgggtccatGTCAGACACAATAGAAATTGGGATTCtgtgcaatcggactatctcccgaaCATAGAGTTCTGCATATTGAGTCacggagaaagtcgtcttcactgatAAGAAATATGCCGATTTAGTAAGTCGATCAACTATAACACAAATAACATTAGATCCCCTAACTGAACTCGGCAAtccaacaacgaaatccatggtgatattctctcATTTTCACTCGGAaatagggagcggcttaagcatacgtgctggcctctggtgctctgctttcacttgctgacaagtgagacattcagatacaaatcgaagaatgtctcgcttcatccctggccaccaatacatcATCTGTAGGTCCTTGTATATCTTGGTACTCTTGGATGGATAGAATATAGAGATGTATGTTcctctgtcaaaatatcctctttgatcgaatcaacactagacacccacatccttcctctgtacctcacaataccatcggacagtgcgtagagtacactgcctttggcttcatccttcagtctccatttttgcaactgttcatctgaaggcTGACCTCTACGTATTCGGGCTAGCAAAGActactggactgtcagattaggcAACTTGGAATCTCTGCCTTTAGGATAAAATTCTAGGCCAAACCtttgaatctctgactgaagagatctctgcgtTGACAGCTGTGTTACGACTGCTACCttcctgctcaaagcatctgctacAATATTAGTTTTCCCTGGGTGGTAGTTAATTtaacaatcgtagtcttttactaaaaccaaccaccgtctttgtctcatgttcagctctttctgcatgaagaagtacttgagactcttgtgatcagtgaatatcttaCATTTATCGttgtacaaataatgtctccatatcttcaacgcaagACAACGGCAGCTAACTTGAGATCacgagtcgggtagttcttctcatgtacTTTCAATTGTCTGGATgcataggctataacccgaccatgctgaaTCAATattgcgcctaaaccgagcttagaagcatcggtgtacaacacaaaattgTCTTGCCCTGTTGGCATGACTAGAACTggcgctgagataagagcttgcttcaaagtatcgaaactCTTATGACATTCttcactccacacaaatttagcattcttattagtcaatgaagtgagtgccACTGTAATCGAGGAAAACCCctaaataaatttcctgtagtagcctgccaaGCCTAGGAAACTACGGATTTCTGACgcgttcttcggctcaacccattttTTTACCGCGACCACTtaagctggatccacctcaatgtcACTGCTAGATAtaatatgtcccaaaaatgctactttctccaaccagaattcacacttactgaattttgcaaacaacttgcgactctgcaagactcGCAAAATTGTACCCCAATGCTGCCTATGTTCCTCATAGCTCTTCGAGTAtataagaatgtcgtcaatgaatactatgacgaattgatctagttagggctgaaatactcaaTTCATTAAGTCcataaaaattgctggagcattcgtcagcccaaatggcatcactaagaaatcatagtgcccatatctagttctgaaggctgtcttatgaacatctgcatcatttaccttcagttgatggtacCCAGAAtgtagatctatcttagagaacactgtagctccctgcaactgatcgaataagtcctcgatccttggtaactggcatttgttcttgatcgttaccttgttcaattctcggtaatcgatacacaacctcatgcttccatctttcttctttacaaatggtactggtgcgccccatggtgagaaactagggcggatgaattctttgtctaggagctcctgaatttgctgtttgagctctaacatctctgcTGGAGCCAAACGGTACGGTGCtttagagattggcacagtgcctggcaCGAGGTCAATGgtgaactccacctctctctctggtggaaggcctgtgacgtcgtcTGGGAAAACATCatgaaaatctctgacaactggTACGTCAGACATCGACAAGGTGGGTGCGTCAAGTGTTGAAAAAATACTGGCCAAGAatgcctgacaccccttatgtATAAGTTTCCGTGCTTGCATGCAAAAGATCATGCGAGAGAAACTTCTCCACCTGTCTGGTTCAAAAAGAAattgctccatgcccaacggtcttaccaacactgaccttttctggaTGTCAATTAGAACTttgttcttcgtcagccagtccatccccaagaTAATATCAAACTCCGACATTGGAAACACAATCAGATCGACGTAAAAAAGGTGGCCATGTAGTTCAAGATCGATATCTCTGATCATGCTAGTAGCCGATAACTCCTCCCCTGATTGGACTGTCACGGAGTAGTTCACGTCGAATCTAATGGACTTGACATTCAAATAATTAGAGAACGTCTCTGATATAAAAGAGTGAGTGGTCCCAAAATCTAACAAGGCCTTCATGGCTATTCTctttatgaagatatttcctgagagacgttagcacaacacataAAATTATACcccaaaatactaatcttaacCTCATGCATAGTTGAAAATTTCTATTCAAAGACTCCCAAAATACGAAAGCAACATGCTATTAATCCCAAGTAAAATTCGAAACATGAATGGCAAACATAATACGGTGCTGAATTAAATAGGTTACCGGTCAATAGAGTAGTggctgggttcgcctcctcagcattcatggcgaacactcttccctgggtcggctgcctccactgcGGGCAGTCCTTCAGCATGTgatcactggctccacacttgaagcattttCCTGAGCCCATAAACACTGCCCCATATTTTGGTGGTTGCATTTCGGGCACACTGGATACTCACCAGGCTTCTGAGGAGCcttccattgcggtataggACCTTCTCCTTTCGGCAGTCCTTGAAACGGCATCTTTCTCTGCTGTCCCTGGAAAAGCCTCTTGAATTGCTGCTGCTGGGgcgcctgatagggcctcttgccctgcatGTCATTCTCGATGTCTTTCTGGTCTTTCTCTGCTGCCAAGGCTCTCGACACAGCAATAACataagtagtaggaccagcaactctaACATCACAGTGCAAGATCGGCTGTAATTCATCAATGAAATGTCTCAGCTTCTCACGGGCATCATTCGTAATTAGGGGCACGAAGTGACACGccctctcaaacttccttaCGAACTCTGCCACGCTGCTATCTCCCTGTCTCAAAGTCATGAAATCCTTAGTCAGAcaggagcgtacttcctcaatgaagtacttggagtaaaacaccTCCTTGAAACCCTCCCAAGTAAGGGTCTGCAAATTTAATGACACAGACCCTCTCTTCCACCATAATCTAGCGTCTCTTGTCAATAGAAAAGTGGCGCA
The DNA window shown above is from Primulina huaijiensis isolate GDHJ02 chromosome 12, ASM1229523v2, whole genome shotgun sequence and carries:
- the LOC140989430 gene encoding uncharacterized protein — its product is MTQFFTQFAGNNAGGDTRVRLPRPEAVYERFRRTDPKEFSGTTDPMITLTWEGFKEVFYSKYFIEEVRSCLTKDFMTLRQGDSSVAEFVRKFERACHFVPLITNDAREKLRHFIDELQPILHCDVRVAGPTTYVIAVSRALAAEKDQKDIENDMQGKRPYQAPQQQQFKRLFQGQQRKMPFQGLPKGEGPIPQWKAPQKPGNIFIKRIAMKALLDFGTTHSFISETFSNYLNVKSIRFDVNYSVTVQSGEELSATSMIRDIDLELHGHLFYVDLIVFPMSEFDIILGMDWLTKNKVLIDIQKRSVLVRPLGMEQFLFEPDRWRSFSRMIFCMQARKLIHKGCQAFLASIFSTLDAPTLSMSDVPVVRDFHDVFPDDVTGLPPEREVEFTIDLVPVALTSLTNKNAKFVWSEECHKSFDTLKQALISAPVLVMPTGQDNFVLYTDASKLGLGAILIQHGRVIAYASRQLKVHEKNYPTRDLKLAAVVLR